A region from the Lolium perenne isolate Kyuss_39 chromosome 4, Kyuss_2.0, whole genome shotgun sequence genome encodes:
- the LOC127332568 gene encoding transcription initiation factor TFIID subunit 4b codes for MDPIMKLFEDDEEDETMHSGADVEAFTAALNREVEGSASTSSSAAAAASSSSQPLDHADGTLPQESNSVVNHSHGQWQSSVKNDIRNQESQQQEQKQLYGKNEESSRPEAVSIGADNKQLHSSTQNEGDRLNVKQEPGNNAQHRTVGQQQPIQQIKSQQPPSTNKTNSPATVGKPPVVTFHMLIPILRRYLDKDRDIQVQSIFAKLRKNEISKEHFLKVIRTIVGDKLLKQAASQYQMQAAQAQRNPPASASNFSLLSQVSGQQNENPRPPQFRPSTSGQMQSNMGYAASEGNLQKPNETGNMSDRKGVHMLQSRPPNIHSTPVQATQHHLQRPQTSLPVFGANNIHARPFPQSVGGSIAPLRPQMADSSQRGQFLQGGVATRPALQSNQPSRPQQSNKEQKANSFIPTAHMNKETVNQPSESAQSSFATSNAKQVNPALLSSKGGGILENQSSALASSKSLTTASSSQPHRSHGTPTELNMQIQPGTQAPPSGAASKTPQKKSSAGQKKPLEAIGSSPPPSSKKQKGSGGFHDQSIDQLNDVTAVSGVNLREEEEQLFSAPKEESRVSEAARKVVQLEEERLILQKEPLTKKLAEIMRKYNLKSIGSDVERCLSMCVEERLRGFMSSIIRLSKQRVDVEKSRHHIYPLSSDVRSHILRVNREAREQWDRKLAEDADRIRKQNDGDDSSVVSSEKDRAESRGTSKHAKAYKEEDDKMRTTAANAAVRVAAGGDDMLSKWQLLAEKNKQRGEGGDGSSGSLPGTMSPHRPSLKAGKGSREQQDNEKRGYFSMLGPGGVRRSTHMKVARSIKVKDVVAALEREHQMSKSSLLFRLHGRHPTEPAGK; via the exons ATGGATCCCATCATGAAGCTCTTCgaggacgacgaagag gatgagaccatgcactcGGGCGCCGACGTCGAGGCCTTCACGGCCGCGCTCAACCGCGAGGTGGAGGGCAGCGCCAGCACCagcagcagcgccgccgccgccgcctcctcctcatccCAACCGCTGGATCACGCCGACG GTACATTACCTCAGGAAAGCAACTCAGTAGTAAACCACAGTCATGGGCAGTGGCAATCTTCAGTAAAGAATGACATTAGAAACCAGGAGAGCCAACAACAGGAACAAAAACAGTTATATGGCAAAAACGAGGAGTCATCCAGGCCTGAAGCAGTTTCCATAGGTGCTGATAACAAACAACTTCACTCCAGTACTCAAAATGAAGGTGACCGACTAAATGTCAAGCAGGAGCCAGGAAACAATGCTCAGCACCGTACTGTTGGTCAGCAGCAGCCTATACAGCAAATAAAGAGTCAACAACCACCAAGCACAAACAAAACAAACAGTCCAGCTACGGTGGGAAAACCTCCTGTTGTTACGTTTCATATGCTAATCCCAATTTTGAGACGCTACCTTGACAAAGACAGGGATATACAAGTTCAGTCCATTTTTGCAAAGTTACGG AAAAATGAGATCAGCAAGGAACATTTTTTAAAGGTTATTAGGACCATTGTTGGTGATAAGTTACTCAAGCAAGCCGCTTCACAATATCAAATGCAG GCTGCTCAGGCACAACGGAATCCCCCGGCAAGTGCGAGCAACTTTTCTTTGTTAAGTCAAGTTTCAGGTCAGCAAAATGAGAACCCAAGACCACCTCAGTTTCGACCTTCGACGTCTGGCCAAATGCAGAGTAACATGGGTTATGCAGCTTCAGAGGGAAATTTGCAAAAGCCTAATGAAACTGGTAACATGTCAGATAGAAAAGGAGTGCATATGCTACAAAGCCGCCCACCTAATATCCACTCGACCCCAGTGCAAGCAACACAACATCATCTGCAGCGTCCCCAGACATCTTTGCCAGTGTTTGGTGCAAATAATATTCATGCCCGTCCATTTCCACAGTCAGTTGGAGGTTCAATTGCGCCACTTAGACCACAGATGGCAGATTCTAGTCAAAGAGGACAATTTCTCCAAGGAGGTGTTGCCACACGACCAGCACTGCAAAGTAATCAACCTTCACGGCCACAACAATCAAACAAGGAGCAGAAAGCTAACTCTTTCATCCCAACAGCTCATATGAACAAAGAAACTGTTAATCAGCCCTCTGAATctgcacaaagttcttttgctacCTCGAATGCAAAACAAGTCAACCCAGCACTGTTATCTTCAAAAGGTGGTGGTATCTTGGAAAATCAATCATCTGCGCTGGCCAGTTCTAAGTCTTTGACTACGGCAAGCTCAAGTCAACCTCATCGATCTCATGGAACTCCAACAGAGCTCAACATGCAG ATTCAACCTGGTACCCAAGCACCTCCTTCTGGAGCAGCTTCCAAAACGCCTCAAAAGAAGTCATCTGCTGGACAGAAGAAACCTTTGGAAGCAATTGGCTCATCCCCTCCACCATCAAG CAAAAAGCAGAAGGGATCTGGAGGTTTCCATGATCAAAGCATTGACCAGCTGAATGATGTTACTGCAGTTAGTGGTGTTAATCTGAGG GAAGAAGAGGAGCAACTTTTCTCTGCTCCAAAGGAAGAGAGTCGAGTTTCAGAAGCTGCTCGAAAAGTTGTACAACTGGAAGAAGAAAGGCTCATTCTACAGAAGGAACCTCTGACAAAGAAATTAGCAGAGATCA TGAGGAAATATAATCTGAAGAGCATCGGTAGTGATGTGGAACGTTGTCTATCGATG TGCGTTGAGGAGCGGTTACGAGGATTCATGAGCAGTATAATAAGGCTTTCAAAACAG CGGGTTGATGTTGAAAAATCAAGACATCATATTTATCCTTTATCTTCTGATGTTCGGAGTCATATTTTGAGGGTGAACCGAGAAGCTAGAGAACAGTGGGACAGGAAGCTGGCTGAAGATGCTGACAGAATCAGAAAACAAAATGAT GGAGATGACAGTTCAGTTGTTTCTTCAGAAAAGGACAGAGCTGAGAGCCGTGGCACATCAAAGCATGCTAAG GCTTACAAGGAGGAAGATGATAAAATGAGAACAACAGCTGCAAACGCCGCTGTGCGAGTTGCAGCCGGAGGTGATGACATGCTTTCCAAGTGGCAATTGCTAGCTGAAAAGAATAAACAGAGAGGTGAAGGAGGCGACGGTTCTTCTGGCTCCTTGCCAGGTACCATGTCGCCTCACAGGCCTTCACTTAAAGCTGGAAAGGGCTCAAGAGAACAGCAGGACAATGAAAAGCGAGGCTATTTTTCAATGCTTGGACCTG GTGGCGTAAGAAGGTCAACACACATGAAAGTGGCACGGAGCATCAAGGTGAAGGATGTGGTTGCAGCACTTGAGAGAGAGCATCAGATGTCAAAATCATCTTTACTATTCCGGTTACATGGGAGACACCCGACAGAACCAGCCGGGAAATAG
- the LOC127332565 gene encoding protein CONSERVED IN THE GREEN LINEAGE AND DIATOMS 27, chloroplastic isoform X2: MLLRLKIVTVQPAALLPGHEHGATGPRRRLAGALPRVGGLSPLPLARTSRVRSLTVAMALKEEEPESSRSRFAGGAASWDPGMEIGVPYEQRPDPLKFVLAAGIGTLLLVSLVVLRIYLGWSYVGDRLLSAVVPYEETGWYDGQMWVKPPEVLARDRLLGSYKVKPVINLLKQTLVGTGALLVGAVSLFAFATPVQDYVHSLNASPTAVSSKSKPSMRREDLLRLPAEVRQDDDLAAAAAEAADGRPVYCRDRYYRALAGGQYCTSDDLLN, encoded by the exons ATGTTGCTCCGGCTGAAGATTGTTACCGTCCAGCCGGCGGCGCTGCTTCCTGGGCACGAGCATGGCGCCACCGGACCTCGGCGGCGGCTCGCCGGAGCTCTTCCGCGAGTCGGCGGCCTGTCGCCGTTGCCGTTGGCGAGGACGAGCAGGGTGAGGAGCCTCACGGTGGCGATGGCgctgaaggaggaggagccggagAGCAGCCGCAGCCGCTTTGCGGGCGGAGCTGCGAGCTGGGACCCCGGGATGGAGATCGGAGTCCCCTACGAGCAAAGGCCG GATCCACTCAAGTTTGTGCTAGCTGCTGGGATAGGGACTCTGCTCCTGGTGTCTCTGGTGGTTCTCAGGATCTATTTG GGATGGAGTTACGTTGGAGACAGGCTGCTGTCGGCAGTTGTGCCGTATGAAGAAACCGGATGGTACGACGGCCAGATGTGGGTCAAGCCACCAGAG GTGCTGGCTCGCGACAGGCTCTTGGGATCTTACAAG GTTAAGCCGGTGATCAACCTGCTGAAGCAGACACTGGTGGGCACTGGCGCGCTGCTCGTCGGGGCGGTGTCCCTCTTCGCCTTCGCCACCCCTGTCCAGGACTACGTCCACTCCTTAAACGCATCCCCAACTGCTGTGTCCTCCAAGTCCAAGCCAAGCATGAG GAGAGAGGATCTGCTGAGGCTGCCTGCGGAGGTGAGGCAAGACGACGACCTCGCCGCGGCTGCTGCGGAGGCTGCCGATGGACGGCCAGTTTACTGCAGGGACCGCTACTACAGGGCGCTCGCAGGCGGGCAGTACTGCACCTCAGACGATCTGCTCAACTGA
- the LOC127332565 gene encoding protein CONSERVED IN THE GREEN LINEAGE AND DIATOMS 27, chloroplastic isoform X1, whose protein sequence is MLLRLKIVTVQPAALLPGHEHGATGPRRRLAGALPRVGGLSPLPLARTSRVRSLTVAMALKEEEPESSRSRFAGGAASWDPGMEIGVPYEQRPVNEYSALKESSLYSWAELSPGSFFLRLGSLCLVTFTVLAAPISAASFSPAKDPLKFVLAAGIGTLLLVSLVVLRIYLGWSYVGDRLLSAVVPYEETGWYDGQMWVKPPEVLARDRLLGSYKVKPVINLLKQTLVGTGALLVGAVSLFAFATPVQDYVHSLNASPTAVSSKSKPSMRREDLLRLPAEVRQDDDLAAAAAEAADGRPVYCRDRYYRALAGGQYCTSDDLLN, encoded by the exons ATGTTGCTCCGGCTGAAGATTGTTACCGTCCAGCCGGCGGCGCTGCTTCCTGGGCACGAGCATGGCGCCACCGGACCTCGGCGGCGGCTCGCCGGAGCTCTTCCGCGAGTCGGCGGCCTGTCGCCGTTGCCGTTGGCGAGGACGAGCAGGGTGAGGAGCCTCACGGTGGCGATGGCgctgaaggaggaggagccggagAGCAGCCGCAGCCGCTTTGCGGGCGGAGCTGCGAGCTGGGACCCCGGGATGGAGATCGGAGTCCCCTACGAGCAAAGGCCG GTTAACGAGTACTCAGCTCTCAAAGAAAGTAGCCTCTACTCGTGGGCAGAGCTGAGTCCAGGCTCCTTCTTCCTGCGCCTAGGCAGCCTGTGCTTGGTCACATTTACAGTTCTGGCGGCACCAATCTCAGCCGCAAGTTTCAGTCCAGCAAAG GATCCACTCAAGTTTGTGCTAGCTGCTGGGATAGGGACTCTGCTCCTGGTGTCTCTGGTGGTTCTCAGGATCTATTTG GGATGGAGTTACGTTGGAGACAGGCTGCTGTCGGCAGTTGTGCCGTATGAAGAAACCGGATGGTACGACGGCCAGATGTGGGTCAAGCCACCAGAG GTGCTGGCTCGCGACAGGCTCTTGGGATCTTACAAG GTTAAGCCGGTGATCAACCTGCTGAAGCAGACACTGGTGGGCACTGGCGCGCTGCTCGTCGGGGCGGTGTCCCTCTTCGCCTTCGCCACCCCTGTCCAGGACTACGTCCACTCCTTAAACGCATCCCCAACTGCTGTGTCCTCCAAGTCCAAGCCAAGCATGAG GAGAGAGGATCTGCTGAGGCTGCCTGCGGAGGTGAGGCAAGACGACGACCTCGCCGCGGCTGCTGCGGAGGCTGCCGATGGACGGCCAGTTTACTGCAGGGACCGCTACTACAGGGCGCTCGCAGGCGGGCAGTACTGCACCTCAGACGATCTGCTCAACTGA
- the LOC127332569 gene encoding leucine-rich repeat protein 2: protein MAPRVPSLLVAAVLLLGLAAGAARASNEEGDALYALRMRLSDPNGVLQSWDPTLVNPCTWFHVTCDHASRVVRLDLGNSNVSGSIGPEISRLVNLQYLELYRNNLGGEIPKELGKLKNLISLDLYANKLTGRIPKSLSKLSSLRFMRLNNNKLAGSIPGELAKLTNLKVIDLSNNDLCGTIPVDGPFSTFPLRSFENNSRLNGPELQGLVPYDFGC from the exons ATGGCGCCTCGCGTGCCCTCCCTCCTCGTCGCCGCCGTCCTCCTCCTGGGCCTGGCCGCCGGCGCGGCGCGGGCGTCCAACGAGGAAGGGGACGCGCTCTACGCGCTGCGGATGCGGCTGTCGGACCCCAACGGCGTGCTGCAGAGCTGGGATCCCACCCTCGTCAACCCCTGCACCTGGTTCCACGTCACCTGCGATCACGCCAGCCGCGTCGTCCGTCT GGATTTAGGCAACTCCAACGTCTCTGGCTCCATTGGCCCTGAGATCAGCCGCCTTGTCAACCTCCAGTACCT GGAGCTGTACAGGAACAACCTCGGTGGCGAGATCCCAAAAGAATTGGGCAAGCTCAAGAACTTGATCAGCTTGGACCTGTATGCAAACAAGCTCACAGGAAGAATTCCCAAGTCCCTTTCCAAGCTCAGCTCACTAAGATTCAT GCGTCTGAACAACAACAAACTTGCTGGATCAATTCCAGGGGAGCTGGCCAAGCTCACCAACCTCAAAGTCAT TGATTTGTCTAACAATGACTTATGTGGAACAATCCCTGTGGACGGTCCCTTCTCgaccttccctcttcgaag CTTCGAGAACAACAGCAGGCTGAATGGCCCGGAGCTGCAAGGATTGGTTCCTTATGACTTTGGATGTTAG
- the LOC127332567 gene encoding uncharacterized protein: protein MDIQALPRRDLQALCKRNGIRANMTNAAMADALAALPAVDGIQDYAKPPVAAQPTPVPKAAVPAVAAEEEEGEMQGISLPGGRGVALTAPEVIVVGDGEEEDEDLMPALGPGRRRASRRPRVEPVAVPATRRRAAASTAETAADAVPGRTTRSRSQRVAVPAPEPRWTPRRTVARKTNTEKEEEEEKGAQGNASDDCAVDSSEQADVQCEASEEIHPASEDAKPVPVISGEAAEQVDFTSGVAEANKVPTSGSAAKATEEKEPVAAPARTTRKRAAANMAEVATEAVPVRTTRARSQRVVVVSAPEEETPKARRMSRRAMARKTSTEQEEEEEGMQGDVSDDCVVDSSVQERHDDVHESRDSPVFQNDTASSEEIHHASEDTEMAAVKDVPLAMLSDEAATSGASEEKEVPTSGEKLESAAKAIEEEPVATPATTTRKRAAASMAKIATEAVPARTTRARSQRVVVSAPEEEAPRGRRMSRRAVARNTSAEQEEEEKGLQGDVADDCVADFTSGASEEKEVPTSGEKLQSAAKAIEEKGPVATPATTTRKRAAEAVPARTTRARSQRVVVSAPEEAPKARRMSRRAVARKTSTEQEEEEKETQGDISHDCVVVQELQADVQQSQDSPNFRNDTISSEEIHLSCEGTVMVPANEVPLAMLKSGDAAEEVDFTSGANKENEVPTRGEMLQSAANAIEEKEDMAGVEEEAVVATDEMSQRSATVEDRVIEVVTIDNLSQAAVTDDEGAVKESGFSCDITGLSVQEKVVVAANCMPQGLAKLDQSVEQVVTIENLSQATLTDDEGPIKESGFSCNLADVSVEEMSQRSAILDENLSQATVTEDVATIENLSQATVTEDVATIENLSQATVTEDVATIENLSQATVTDDEWVVKENAFASDLPAVFDTARDFSGHIASSLSAGMREIPTKSLSINSITESVAVERVKEVKECEALGSLSLRKLKMKVKEKVSVELEKKDKECKALGSLSLRKLKMELKKKVVVAQKNEVPLFMYSSSGGEKNTSEPMGVEREEEMKVGNESEALACLSQRKLKTKLNEKAAVTQENGVKEGKESKALDGLSLRKLKLKLKKTLNAQKVISESHPSM, encoded by the coding sequence ATGGACATCCAGGCGCTGCCCCGCCGCGACCTCCAGGCGCTGTGCAAGCGCAACGGCATCCGCGCCAACATGACCAACGCCGCCATGGCCGACGCCCTCGCCGCGCTCCCCGCGGTCGATGGGATTCAGGACTACGCCAAGCCGCCCGTCGCCGCCCAACCTACGCCTGTGCCCAaggcggcggttccggcggtcgcggcagaggaggaggagggggagatgCAGGGGATCTCCCTCCCCGGCGGCCGCGGCGTCGCGCTCACGGCCCCCGAGGTCATCGTAGTGGGCGACGGCGAAGAGGAGGACGAAGATCTTATGCCGGCACTTGGACCGGGGCGGCGCCGTGCCAGCCGGCGGCCACGGGTCGAGCCTGTGGCCGTTCCGGCTACGAGGAGAAGGGCTGCGGCAAGTACTGCCGAGACAGCTGCAGATGCCGTGCCGGGTCGGACCACTCGCTCCCGGAGCCAAAGGGTGGCGGTGCCGGCGCCCGAACCAAGATGGACGCCGAGGAGAACTGTGGCGAGGAAGACTAATAcagagaaggaagaagaggaagaaaagggAGCACAAGGTAATGCCTCTGATGATTGCGCTGTTGATTCGTCAGAGCAGGCCGATGTTCAGTGTGAGGCCAGTGAAGAGATTCATCCTGCCAGTGAAGATGCAAAACCGGTGCCTGTCATCAGCGGTGAGGCTGCCGAGCAAGTTGATTTCACCAGCGGTGTCGCTGAGGCGAATAAAGTACCAACTTCTGGTAGTGCAGCAAAAGCAACTGAGGAGAAGGAGCCTGTGGCCGCTCCGGCTAGGACTACGAGGAAAAGGGCTGCGGCAAATATGGCCGAGGTTGCCACGGAGGCTGTGCCGGTTCGGACCACTCGCGCCCGTAGCCAaagggtggtggtggtgtcggcaCCAGAGGAGGAGACACCCAAAGCAAGACGGATGTCAAGGAGGGCTATGGCAAGGAAAACTAGTACAGagcaggaagaggaagaagaagggatgCAAGGTGATGTTTCTGATGATTGCGTGGTTGATTCATCAGTACAAGAGCGGCATGATGATGTTCATGAGTCTCGGGATTCACCAGTTTTCCAGAATGACACTGCTTCCAGTGAGGAGATTCATCATGCCAGTGAAGATACAGAAATGGCCGCTGTCAAGGACGTGCCGTTGGCCATGCTATCCGATGAGGCTGCCACCAGCGGCGCCAGTGAGGAGAAAGAAGTACCAACTTCAGGTGAGAAGCTTGAGAGCGCAGCAAAAGCAATTGAGGAGGAGCCTGTGGCCACTCCAGCTACAACAACGAGGAAAAGGGCTGCGGCAAGTATGGCCAAGATTGCCACAGAGGCTGTGCCTGCTCGGACCACTCGCGCCCGTAGCCAAAGGGTGGTGGTGTCGGCACCAGAGGAGGAGGCGCCCAGAGGAAGACGGATGTCGAGGAGGGCTGTGGCGAGGAACACTAGTGCAGAGCAGGAAGAGGAAGAAAAGGGATTGCAAGGTGATGTTGCTGATGATTGTGTGGCTGATTTCACCAGCGGCGCTAGTGAGGAGAAAGAAGTACCAACTTCTGGTGAGAAGCTTCAGAGCGCAGCAAAAGCAATTGAGGAGAAGGGGCCTGTGGCCACTCCAGCTACAACTACGAGGAAAAGGGCTGCGGAGGCTGTGCCTGCTCGGACCACTCGCGCCCGTAGCCAAAGGGTGGTGGTGTCGGCGCCAGAGGAGGCGCCCAAAGCAAGACGGATGTCGAGGAGGGCTGTGGCAAGGAAGACTAGTACGGAGCAGGAAGAGGAAGAAAAGGAGACGCAAGGTGATATCTCTCATGATTGCGTAGTTGTACAAGAGCTGCAGGCCGATGTTCAGCAGTCTCAGGATTCACCAAATTTCCGGAATGACACCATTTCTAGCGAGGAGATTCATCTTTCCTGTGAAGGCACAGTAATGGTGCCCGCCAATGAAGTGCCGCTGGCCATGCTGAAATCTGGtgacgctgcagaggaagttgatTTCACCAGCGGTGCCAATAAGGAGAATGAAGTACCAACTCGTGGTGAGATGCTTCAGAGCGCAGCAAATGCAATTGAGGAGAAGGAAGATATGGCTGGTGTTGAAGAAGAGGCAGTGGTAGCCACCGATGAGATGTCACAGAGGTCAGCAACAGTGGAGGATCGTGTTATTGAAGTGGTCACCATCGACAACCTGTCGCAAGCCGCAGTAACAGACGACGAGGGTGCCGTCAAAGAGAGTGGATTCAGCTGTGACATCACAGGTTTGTCCGTTCAAGAGAAGGTAGTGGTTGCAGCCAACTGCATGCCACAGGGCTTAGCAAAACTTGACCAGAGTGTTGAGCAGGTTGTCACCATTGAGAACCTGTCGCAAGCCACATTAACAGATGACGAGGGTCCAATCAAGGAGAGTGGTTTCAGCTGTAACCTCGCTGATGTGTCCGTTGAAGAGATGTCACAGAGATCAGCCATATTGGATGAGAACCTGTCACAAGCCACAGTAACGGAGGACGTGGCCACCATCGAGAACCTGTCGCAAGCCACAGTAACAGAGGACGTGGCCACCATCGAGAACCTGTCGCAAGCCACAGTAACAGAGGATGTGGCCACCATCGAGAACCTGTCGCAAGCTACAGTAACAGACGATGAATGGGTAGTCAAAGAGAATGCTTTTGCCAGTGACCTTCCGGCGGTGTTCGACACTGCCAGAGACTTCAGTGGTCACATTGCATCGTCGCTGTCTGCAGGCATGCGTGAAATTCCTACCAAGTCCCTGTCCATCAACTCCATTACTGAATCTGTGGCAGTGGAAAGAGTGAAGGAAGTGAAGGAATGTGAAGCATTGGGTAGCCTTAGCCTAAGGAagcttaagatgaaggtcaaggaGAAGGTGTCAGTGGAACTGGAGAAGAAAGACAAGGAATGTAAAGCATTGGGTAGCCTTAGCCTAAGGAAGCTTAAGATGGAACTCAAGAAGAAGGTGGTAGTGGCACAGAAGAATGAGGTGCCACTGTTTATGTACAGTAGCAGTGGTGGTGAGAAGAACACTTCCGAACCCATGGGAGTGGAACGAGAGGAGGAAATGAAGGTAGGCAATGAATCCGAAGCATTGGCTTGCCTTAGCCAAAGGAAGCTTAAGACCAAGCTCAATGAGAAGGCGGCAGTGACACAAGAGAATGGCGTGAAGGAAGGGAAAGAATCTAAGGCACTAGACGGGCTTAGCCTAAGGAAGCTCAAACTGAAGCTCAAGAAGACGCtgaatgctcagaaggtaatcagcGAATCGCACCCATCGATGTAA
- the LOC127330004 gene encoding F-box protein At5g07610-like — MAKRRSKKLRRPFERLTDDLILEILSRLPVKSLNRCKCVSKTWENLISDHNNRSKLPQTLAGFLYSSINPERSPLFALHFTNVSDSEIGFPLILPTFNFLPKYETISLLDCCNGLLLCRWHGDSAEYGFHYVVFNPATKKWCALPHSSQAGKMCTARLGFDAAVSSHFHVFEFALDDDRDGDSFVEVYSSKTGRWVHSEDGWYDDISFIRDESATVFLNGRLHFLTIDDNEVVVVDTEGKVMANIPVPDVLDCSFIQQSQGCLHFASFDKFENRLSVYVLEDYDSQEWILKHSVRTAKIFRGRYMEIREIFQWVAIHPDSNLFFFTVGREEETTLMSYDMNRQHAKLIRSLGLGSGYGQKFQPPYLPYVPSYLELPALHI; from the coding sequence ATGGCGAAGCGGAGGTCCAAGAAACTGAGACGCCCGTTTGAAAGGCTCACCGACGACCTCATCCTTGAGATCCTCTCGCGCCTCCCCGTCAAGTCGCTCAACCGCTGCAAGTGCGTCTCCAAGACCTGGGAAAACCTAATTTCCGACCACAACAACCGCAGCAAGCTCCCCCAGACCCTGGCCGGCTTTTTGTACAGCAGCATCAATCCCGAGCGCTCACCCTTGTTTGCTCTCCACTTTACCAATGTCTCCGACTCCGAGATTGGCTTCCCTTTGATCCTCCCCACTTTCAACTTCCTGCCGAAGTACGAAACCATCTCACTCTTGGACTGCTGCAACGGCCTTCTCCTCTGCCGCTGGCACGGCGACTCAGCAGAGTATGGTTTCCATTACGTCGTGTTCAATCCCGCCACGAAGAAGTGGTGCGCATTGCCACACTCCAGCCAGGCCGGCAAGATGTGCACTGCGCGTTTGGGCTTTGACGCCGCCGTGTCGTCCCACTTCCATGTGTTTGAGTTCGCCCTTGACGACGACCGTGACGGTGACTCCTTCGTTGAGGTGTACTCGTCTAAAACAGGACGATGGGTTCACAGTGAGGATGGATGGTACGATGATATTTCATTCATTCGTGATGAGTCGGCGACTGTCTTTCTCAACGGGCGTCTTCATTTTCTCACCATTGACGATAATGAAGTAGTTGTGGTGGATACTGAGGGGAAAGTAATGGCGAACATACCTGTCCCGGATGTTTTGGATTGTAGTTTCATTCAGCAGTCACAGGGCTGCTTGCATTTTGCCAGTTTTGATAAATTTGAAAATCGACTATCAGTTTATGTTCTCGAGGACTATGACAGCCAAGAATGGATCTTGAAGCATAGTGTGCGAACAGCAAAAATCTTTCGAGGAAGATATATGGAAATTCGAGAGATCTTTCAGTGGGTAGCAATTCATCCTGATTCAAACTTGTTCTTCTTCACTGTGGGTCGGGAAGAGGAAACAACATTGATGTCCTATGATATGAACCGTCAGCACGCAAAACTCATCCGATCTCTTGGACTAGGCTCAGGTTATGGACAAAAATTTCAGCCTCCGTATCTGCCTTATGTGCCATCGTACTTGGAGTTACCAGCTTTGCACATTTGA